In the Bradyrhizobium guangzhouense genome, one interval contains:
- a CDS encoding TetR family transcriptional regulator, producing the protein MNEAVVLTPERILEVTEDVLRRYGLAKATVVDVARALDVSHGSVYRHFPSKASLREAVAKRWLDRIDAPLLAIANEQGPAPDRLDRWLRTLFAAKRSRVLDDPEMFDTYLTLAREACAAVKCHKDTMIDQIAAILADGVKQGEFAADDVKMTARALFDATCRFHHPAHADEWKDAELSARVDATLALLLRGLKA; encoded by the coding sequence ATGAACGAAGCTGTTGTCTTGACGCCGGAGCGGATCCTCGAGGTGACCGAGGACGTCTTGCGGCGCTATGGACTTGCCAAGGCCACCGTGGTCGACGTTGCCCGCGCGCTCGATGTGAGTCACGGCAGCGTCTATCGCCATTTCCCGAGCAAGGCCTCGCTGCGCGAAGCCGTCGCCAAACGCTGGCTCGACCGCATCGATGCACCGCTTCTGGCGATTGCGAACGAGCAGGGCCCGGCGCCCGACAGGCTCGATCGCTGGCTGCGCACGCTGTTCGCGGCCAAGCGCTCGCGCGTGCTCGACGATCCCGAGATGTTCGACACCTATCTGACGCTGGCGCGCGAAGCCTGCGCGGCCGTCAAGTGCCACAAGGACACCATGATCGACCAGATCGCGGCAATCCTGGCCGACGGTGTCAAGCAGGGCGAGTTCGCGGCTGATGACGTCAAGATGACGGCGCGCGCGCTGTTCGACGCGACCTGCCGCTTCCATCATCCGGCTCATGCCGACGAATGGAAGGATGCGGAGCTGTCGGCCCGTGTCGATGCGACGCTCGCGCTGCTGCTGCGCGGTTTGAAGGCGTAG
- a CDS encoding response regulator, producing the protein MSEVATSGISVLLVDDHPIVRQGYRRVLESQGDLHVVAEADNAADAYGAFKSHDPDVVVMDISMPGASGLEAIRNIRARNPRARILVFTMHNEAVLVKAAFNAGASGFVTKSSAPSAVVNAIRCVARGERAMSDDIARVLAEDSLSAGSALDQLGEREIEILRQFAGGATSEQIAAQLNLSVKTVQNYHYLIKTKTGARTDAQLVRLAAACGLTRI; encoded by the coding sequence ATGAGCGAGGTCGCAACTTCAGGCATCTCCGTGCTCCTGGTCGACGACCATCCGATCGTCCGCCAGGGCTACAGGCGCGTGCTGGAAAGCCAGGGCGATCTCCATGTCGTGGCGGAAGCCGACAACGCCGCAGATGCCTACGGCGCCTTCAAAAGTCATGACCCCGATGTCGTGGTGATGGACATCTCGATGCCGGGCGCCTCGGGGCTCGAGGCGATCCGCAACATCCGCGCGCGCAACCCGCGGGCGCGCATCCTCGTCTTCACCATGCACAACGAGGCCGTGCTGGTGAAAGCGGCCTTCAATGCCGGCGCGTCCGGCTTCGTCACCAAGAGCAGCGCCCCCTCCGCGGTCGTCAACGCGATCCGATGCGTCGCGCGCGGCGAGCGCGCCATGAGCGACGACATCGCACGTGTGCTGGCCGAGGACAGCCTGTCGGCGGGATCAGCGCTGGATCAGTTGGGCGAACGCGAAATCGAGATTTTGCGCCAGTTCGCGGGGGGCGCCACCTCCGAGCAGATCGCAGCGCAGCTCAATCTCAGCGTCAAGACGGTCCAGAACTACCACTATCTGATCAAGACCAAGACCGGCGCGCGCACGGACGCGCAGCTGGTGCGGCTCGCCGCGGCTTGCGGGCTGACGCGAATTTAG
- a CDS encoding sensor histidine kinase yields MRLVLQLVARLLLIVALCLGAATMWATFDAYRSVDRATAASAQRVAQALQGLYWHELLLRSSRMREHLMPVPEWRTLETVKLIAPGVCVEFQPATAFERPLCGQSQGIGRTPPRWFAAIVPTFLGSHAEVVRPVSPRAAAAGTVVATPDEAASISLAWDYILNVIDVALLMAAAIALLASLAIAHTLAPARSIVTALQRMARGQYRTKLPRFRSMELAMIGRAVEALGSRLKEATEQRAALTRRLIEIRDDERRALARELHDEFGQNLSAILAFANTIETANAQQDHNGIAQDARMISQATHHLMASLRDALKRLRNPLPEELGLEASLVNLVDSWRSQSATQPTIQLDLKGDLTDISGPAATTAYRVAQECLTNALRHGAAREISLHVERCAGEDGALLIRVEDDGGGDAERVARSAGFGLTGIRERVTAAGGSLSILPARRGLSVAATIPLAA; encoded by the coding sequence ATGCGCCTCGTGCTTCAGCTTGTCGCCCGTCTGCTTCTCATCGTTGCGCTGTGCCTGGGCGCGGCAACCATGTGGGCCACGTTCGATGCCTATCGCAGCGTCGACCGCGCGACGGCGGCCTCTGCACAACGGGTCGCACAGGCGCTCCAGGGCTTGTACTGGCACGAGCTGTTGCTGCGCAGCAGCAGGATGCGGGAGCATCTCATGCCGGTTCCCGAATGGCGCACGCTGGAGACGGTGAAACTGATTGCGCCCGGTGTCTGCGTCGAGTTCCAGCCGGCCACCGCATTCGAGAGGCCGCTCTGCGGCCAGAGCCAAGGGATCGGCCGGACCCCGCCGCGCTGGTTCGCCGCCATCGTTCCAACCTTCCTCGGCAGCCACGCCGAGGTGGTGCGCCCCGTCAGCCCACGCGCCGCCGCCGCCGGAACGGTGGTTGCGACGCCGGATGAGGCCGCCTCAATCTCGCTCGCCTGGGACTATATCCTGAACGTGATCGACGTTGCGCTTTTGATGGCGGCGGCGATCGCGCTGCTCGCTTCGCTTGCGATCGCGCACACGCTGGCGCCGGCACGCAGCATCGTGACCGCCCTGCAACGCATGGCGCGCGGCCAGTATCGCACAAAGCTGCCGCGCTTCCGCTCCATGGAGCTTGCGATGATCGGCCGCGCCGTCGAAGCGCTCGGCAGCCGGCTGAAAGAGGCGACCGAACAGCGCGCCGCGCTGACACGGCGCCTGATCGAAATCCGCGACGACGAACGACGCGCGCTCGCCCGCGAGCTGCATGACGAGTTCGGGCAAAATCTCTCGGCGATCCTCGCTTTCGCCAATACGATCGAGACCGCGAACGCGCAGCAGGACCACAATGGCATCGCGCAGGATGCGCGCATGATCTCGCAGGCCACGCACCATCTGATGGCCTCGCTGCGCGATGCGCTGAAGCGGCTGCGCAATCCGCTGCCCGAGGAGCTCGGGCTCGAGGCGAGCCTCGTCAACCTCGTCGACAGCTGGCGCTCGCAGAGCGCGACGCAGCCGACGATCCAGCTCGATCTCAAAGGCGACCTCACCGACATCAGCGGCCCGGCCGCCACCACTGCCTATCGCGTCGCCCAGGAATGCCTGACCAATGCGCTGCGCCACGGTGCAGCGCGCGAGATCTCGTTGCACGTCGAACGTTGTGCCGGCGAGGATGGCGCGCTGTTGATCCGTGTCGAGGACGATGGCGGCGGCGATGCAGAGCGCGTGGCGCGCTCCGCCGGCTTCGGCCTCACCGGCATCCGCGAGCGCGTCACGGCGGCCGGCGGCTCGCTGTCGATCCTGCCCGCGAGGCGCGGGCTCAGCGTCGCCGCGACGATTCCGCTTGCTGCGTGA
- a CDS encoding MotA/TolQ/ExbB proton channel family protein, producing the protein MSSVTIGPIAGSNADPSERSALLFWMIFTGLSIFAMVLLWRFGLIHLMLTSDRTYISSVIAVLYLVTCGHCFLRTRAIAREGAAARRCRAVLAAPDGSKALDARATTLPRGLVRDHIESLVTKAAAQDYRPVDQTLLLRTLADRLRGSNGFGAFVSDTLMKLGLLGTIIGFIIMLAPIAGLDAADKVAMRSSMGLMSDGMAVAMYTTLAGLVGSILVRIQYYMLDAATQRVFSDAVVLTETYVTPVLERQGAGTKGAGTPS; encoded by the coding sequence ATGAGTTCGGTGACGATTGGACCGATCGCGGGCTCGAATGCCGACCCATCCGAGCGCAGCGCGCTGTTGTTCTGGATGATCTTCACGGGGCTGTCGATCTTCGCAATGGTGCTGCTGTGGCGGTTTGGCCTGATCCATCTGATGCTGACATCGGACCGGACCTACATTTCGAGCGTGATCGCGGTGCTCTATCTCGTCACCTGCGGCCACTGCTTCCTGCGCACGCGGGCGATTGCCCGTGAGGGTGCGGCCGCGCGGCGCTGCCGCGCGGTGCTGGCGGCGCCCGATGGCAGCAAGGCGCTCGATGCGCGCGCGACGACGTTGCCGCGCGGACTGGTGCGCGATCACATCGAAAGCCTCGTGACGAAAGCCGCAGCGCAGGATTACCGCCCGGTCGACCAGACGCTGCTGCTGCGGACGCTCGCCGACCGCTTGCGCGGCTCCAACGGGTTCGGCGCCTTCGTCTCCGACACGCTGATGAAGCTCGGCCTGCTCGGCACCATCATCGGCTTCATTATCATGCTGGCGCCGATCGCGGGGCTGGATGCCGCCGACAAGGTCGCCATGCGCTCCTCGATGGGGCTGATGAGCGACGGCATGGCGGTCGCGATGTACACGACGCTCGCCGGTCTCGTCGGCTCCATCCTGGTCCGCATCCAGTACTACATGCTCGATGCCGCGACCCAGCGCGTGTTCTCCGATGCCGTGGTGCTGACCGAGACCTATGTGACGCCGGTTCTCGAGCGCCAAGGCGCTGGAACTAAAGGCGCCGGAACGCCGTCATGA
- a CDS encoding metallophosphoesterase family protein, with protein sequence MLLAVFSDIHGNRQAFEACLKVARARAAERFILLGDFVGYGADPEWVVDTAMDLVAHGAVAVRGNHDEAVNTTTESMNNEAQIAIEWTRGRLDAAQRRFLAELPMLVEDSDRLFVHSEASSPKRWHYVRSTTDAAKSLIATPAHVTFCGHIHRPALYSMSVTAKMTSFVPKTDVSVQLLRGRQWLVVLGSVGQPRDGDPAASFVLFDTVSCQVTYCRVPYDIASAANKIRENGLPPWLADRLSQGR encoded by the coding sequence GTGCTTCTCGCTGTCTTCTCGGATATCCACGGCAACCGGCAGGCGTTCGAGGCGTGCCTGAAGGTGGCCCGCGCCAGGGCTGCGGAGCGGTTCATCCTGCTCGGTGATTTCGTCGGTTATGGTGCCGACCCGGAATGGGTCGTTGACACCGCCATGGATCTGGTCGCCCATGGCGCCGTCGCCGTGCGCGGCAACCATGACGAAGCCGTCAACACCACCACCGAAAGCATGAACAACGAGGCTCAGATCGCGATCGAGTGGACCCGCGGGCGGCTCGACGCGGCGCAGCGGCGGTTCCTGGCTGAACTGCCGATGCTGGTGGAGGACAGCGATCGCCTGTTCGTGCATTCGGAAGCCTCGAGCCCCAAGCGCTGGCATTATGTCCGCTCGACCACGGATGCCGCCAAGAGCTTGATCGCAACGCCGGCCCACGTCACATTCTGCGGCCATATCCATCGGCCCGCGCTCTATTCGATGTCGGTGACGGCGAAGATGACGAGTTTCGTGCCCAAGACCGATGTGTCGGTGCAACTGCTGCGCGGCCGGCAATGGCTCGTGGTGCTCGGCTCGGTCGGCCAGCCGCGCGATGGCGACCCAGCCGCATCTTTCGTGCTGTTCGACACTGTCTCGTGCCAGGTCACCTATTGCCGCGTGCCCTACGACATCGCGAGCGCGGCAAACAAGATCCGCGAGAACGGCCTGCCGCCCTGGCTCGCCGACCGGCTGTCGCAGGGGCGCTAG
- a CDS encoding serine/threonine protein kinase: MPKSLIKSGAVIDGYTIGECVHAGGMATLWTVTHPGIDGPLLMKVPRASEGEDPAAIVSFEMEMMILPRLAGPHVPHCYGTGDFAHQAYAVIERIPGTTLYKRLPDLPLPYEEARLLVARIAAALADLHRQNVIHHDIKPSSVMFRDSGEAVLIDYGLSHHDHLPDLLQAEFRLPYGTAPYMAPERLLGVRDDPRSDLFSLGVLLYFFTTGERPFGEGETLRAMRRRLWRDPHPPRSLRADYPPWLQEVVLRCLEIEPVRRYPTATQLAFDLAHPDQVRLTARSERMKRDPLSVAWRRRFNQDAAQPRAKPDVAEQIASSPILAVALDTVEGEPELNEALRVTTERILATLPSARLACINVLKLNRIAIDKTLDEQGSNKHIDRLVALRHWATPLKLDESRLSVHVLEAVDPATALLEFAEVNQVDHVIIGARQSSFRRTLLGSVSAKVAAEATCTVTVVRPPRMAVAKPDAGVVWG; this comes from the coding sequence ATGCCCAAATCCCTGATCAAGTCAGGCGCTGTCATCGACGGCTACACGATCGGCGAGTGCGTCCATGCCGGCGGCATGGCGACGCTGTGGACGGTCACCCATCCCGGTATCGATGGCCCGCTGCTGATGAAGGTCCCGCGGGCCTCCGAAGGCGAGGACCCCGCCGCGATCGTCTCGTTCGAGATGGAGATGATGATCCTGCCGCGACTCGCCGGCCCGCACGTGCCGCACTGTTATGGCACCGGCGATTTTGCGCACCAGGCCTACGCCGTGATCGAGCGCATTCCCGGCACCACGCTCTACAAGCGGCTGCCTGATCTGCCGCTGCCTTACGAGGAGGCGCGGCTGCTGGTTGCCAGGATCGCGGCTGCGCTCGCCGATCTGCACCGCCAGAACGTGATCCATCACGACATCAAGCCGAGCAGCGTCATGTTCCGGGATAGCGGCGAGGCCGTGCTGATCGATTACGGCCTGTCGCACCACGATCACCTGCCCGACCTGCTGCAGGCGGAGTTCCGTCTGCCTTACGGCACCGCGCCCTACATGGCGCCGGAGCGGCTGTTGGGCGTGCGCGACGATCCGCGCAGCGACCTGTTCTCGCTCGGCGTGCTGCTGTACTTCTTCACGACCGGCGAACGTCCGTTCGGCGAGGGCGAGACGCTGCGCGCGATGCGACGGAGGCTGTGGCGCGATCCGCATCCGCCGCGAAGCTTGCGCGCCGACTATCCGCCCTGGCTCCAGGAAGTGGTGCTGCGGTGTCTCGAGATCGAGCCGGTCCGGCGCTATCCGACTGCCACGCAGCTGGCCTTCGATCTCGCTCATCCTGATCAGGTCAGGCTGACCGCGCGTTCGGAGCGGATGAAGCGCGATCCCCTGAGCGTGGCCTGGCGGCGCCGTTTCAACCAGGATGCCGCGCAGCCGCGGGCGAAGCCGGATGTCGCCGAGCAGATCGCCTCGAGCCCGATCCTCGCGGTCGCGCTCGATACGGTGGAAGGTGAGCCGGAGCTGAACGAGGCGCTGCGCGTCACCACGGAGCGCATTCTCGCCACGCTGCCGTCAGCGCGGCTCGCTTGCATCAATGTGTTGAAGCTCAACCGCATCGCCATCGACAAGACGCTGGACGAGCAGGGCTCCAACAAGCATATCGATCGCCTGGTCGCGCTCCGGCATTGGGCGACGCCCCTCAAGCTCGACGAGAGCCGGCTGTCGGTTCACGTGCTGGAGGCGGTCGATCCGGCCACGGCGCTGCTGGAATTCGCCGAGGTCAACCAGGTCGACCACGTCATCATCGGCGCCCGGCAGAGCTCATTCAGGCGCACATTGCTTGGCAGCGTCTCGGCCAAGGTGGCGGCGGAGGCGACCTGCACCGTCACCGTGGTGCGGCCACCGCGGATGGCTGTTGCCAAACCGGACGCTGGCGTGGTGTGGGGCTAG
- the rpe gene encoding ribulose-phosphate 3-epimerase, translated as MTQAFAHRPLAIAPSILASDFSRLGEEVRAVDAAGADWIHLDVMDGHFVPNISYGPDVIKAMRPHTRKVFDAHLMISPCDPYLEAFAKAGCDHITVHAEAGPHLHRSLQAIRALGKKAGVSLNPGTPISVLEYVVDLVDLVLVMSVNPGFGGQAFIPSAIGKIRDIRAMTAGRPVDIEVDGGVGPDVAGALAAAGANAFVAGTSVFKGGTQEAYKNNIAAIRNAALGARGEAI; from the coding sequence ATGACCCAAGCTTTCGCCCACCGCCCCCTGGCCATCGCGCCCTCGATCCTGGCCTCGGATTTCTCCAGGCTCGGCGAGGAGGTCCGCGCGGTGGATGCGGCCGGCGCCGACTGGATCCATCTCGACGTGATGGACGGGCACTTCGTCCCCAACATCTCCTACGGCCCTGACGTCATCAAGGCGATGCGCCCGCACACCAGGAAGGTGTTCGATGCGCATCTGATGATCTCGCCCTGCGACCCCTATCTCGAGGCCTTCGCCAAGGCCGGCTGCGACCACATCACCGTGCATGCCGAGGCGGGTCCGCATTTGCACCGCTCGCTCCAGGCCATCCGCGCGCTCGGCAAGAAGGCCGGCGTCTCGCTCAATCCGGGCACGCCGATCAGCGTGCTCGAATATGTGGTCGATCTCGTCGATCTCGTGCTGGTGATGTCGGTCAATCCCGGCTTCGGCGGCCAGGCCTTCATCCCCTCCGCAATCGGCAAGATCCGCGACATTCGCGCGATGACGGCGGGACGTCCCGTTGACATCGAGGTCGATGGTGGCGTCGGCCCCGACGTCGCGGGCGCGCTGGCAGCGGCCGGCGCCAACGCCTTCGTCGCCGGCACCTCCGTGTTCAAGGGCGGCACGCAGGAAGCCTACAAGAATAATATTGCAGCGATCCGCAACGCGGCGCTCGGGGCTCGCGGCGAGGCCATCTGA
- a CDS encoding EF-hand domain-containing protein, with amino-acid sequence MLFALGAVSTALDAIQSLTSSKSSSTQQTGSSGGATNPFAIDSSNSISSSTSSAAPSVNAGYYPQISPDTMNALFAAQSQSNSSTGSTSSSATSTSRDDALKDLFSKLDANGDGQISKSEFENALGAGGTNLAQADDVFSKLDTNSDGSVSLDEMSKALKGAGHHGGHHHAHAASGSGDASGSGSDSSSSSSSGGSTSTTTTGADGSTTTTVTYADGFKMTTTVPGASSSQGGAGGGNSPYDWFGQMMQRQAQTAAGSAASSMSMSV; translated from the coding sequence ATGTTGTTCGCGCTTGGTGCCGTCTCGACTGCGCTTGATGCCATTCAATCGCTGACGAGCTCGAAATCGTCCTCGACGCAGCAGACGGGATCGTCAGGAGGCGCGACCAATCCGTTTGCGATCGACAGCAGCAACAGCATCAGCAGTTCAACCAGCAGTGCAGCTCCGTCGGTGAATGCGGGCTACTATCCGCAGATCTCGCCGGACACGATGAATGCGTTGTTCGCAGCACAAAGCCAGTCGAATTCATCGACCGGTTCCACATCGTCGAGCGCGACCTCGACGAGCCGGGATGACGCGCTGAAGGATCTGTTCTCGAAGCTCGACGCCAATGGCGATGGCCAGATCAGCAAGTCCGAGTTCGAGAACGCGCTCGGCGCCGGCGGCACCAATCTGGCGCAGGCCGACGACGTGTTCTCCAAGCTCGATACCAACTCCGACGGCAGCGTCAGCCTCGATGAGATGTCCAAGGCGCTGAAGGGCGCCGGCCATCACGGCGGGCACCACCACGCCCACGCGGCGAGCGGCTCGGGCGATGCGTCGGGCAGCGGTTCGGATTCCTCGTCATCATCGTCGAGCGGCGGGTCGACCTCGACCACCACGACCGGCGCCGACGGCTCGACCACCACCACCGTCACCTATGCCGACGGTTTCAAGATGACGACGACGGTGCCGGGCGCTTCCAGCTCGCAAGGCGGCGCCGGCGGCGGCAATTCGCCTTATGACTGGTTCGGCCAGATGATGCAGCGCCAGGCCCAGACCGCAGCGGGCTCCGCAGCCTCATCGATGTCGATGAGCGTGTAA
- a CDS encoding P1 family peptidase produces the protein MKNLLTDIAGVRVGHADDAKLASGATAIVFDEPAVAAIDIRGGGPGTREDALLGLANTVERVDAIALSGGSAFGIETGGGIQAWLAEQGRGFRVREALIPIVPGAILFDLLNGGDKAWGRFAPYRDLGYAAAASAGSEFALGSVGAGLGATTATFKGGLGSASAVTSGGVKVAALIAVNAVGSATVGDGPWFWAAPFEVGGEFGGRGLPGTFADDMLKLRIKGGPAATERENTTIGIVVTDAVLTKPQAKRLAMIAHTGFARAIYPVHAPTDGDVLFAAATCAKPIDPIVGLTELGMVAANVVARAIARGVYNATALPFPGAQPAWKDRFG, from the coding sequence TTGAAAAACCTCCTCACCGATATTGCCGGCGTCCGCGTCGGCCACGCCGATGACGCAAAGCTTGCGTCTGGCGCGACGGCGATCGTGTTCGATGAGCCGGCGGTTGCGGCAATCGACATCCGCGGCGGCGGCCCCGGCACGCGCGAGGACGCGCTGCTCGGCCTTGCCAATACGGTCGAGCGCGTCGACGCGATCGCGCTGTCGGGCGGCTCTGCCTTCGGCATCGAGACCGGCGGCGGCATCCAGGCCTGGCTCGCCGAGCAGGGCCGCGGCTTCCGCGTCCGCGAGGCGCTGATCCCGATCGTGCCGGGTGCGATCCTGTTCGATCTGCTCAACGGCGGCGACAAGGCATGGGGCCGCTTCGCGCCCTATCGCGATCTCGGCTATGCCGCAGCCGCCTCAGCCGGAAGCGAGTTTGCGCTCGGCAGCGTCGGTGCGGGCCTTGGAGCCACCACCGCGACGTTCAAAGGCGGGCTCGGGTCGGCATCCGCCGTCACCAGCGGCGGCGTCAAGGTCGCAGCGCTCATCGCCGTCAATGCCGTCGGCAGCGCCACCGTCGGCGACGGACCGTGGTTCTGGGCGGCACCGTTCGAGGTCGGCGGCGAGTTCGGCGGCCGTGGACTGCCCGGCACATTCGCCGATGACATGCTCAAGCTGCGCATCAAGGGCGGCCCTGCCGCAACCGAGCGCGAGAACACCACGATCGGCATCGTCGTCACCGATGCGGTGCTGACCAAGCCCCAGGCCAAGCGGCTGGCGATGATCGCGCATACCGGCTTTGCGCGCGCGATCTATCCGGTGCATGCCCCGACCGATGGTGACGTGCTGTTCGCCGCCGCGACATGCGCCAAGCCGATCGATCCAATCGTTGGCCTCACCGAGCTCGGCATGGTCGCCGCCAACGTGGTCGCCCGCGCCATCGCCCGCGGCGTCTACAACGCGACCGCGCTGCCGTTCCCCGGCGCGCAGCCCGCGTGGAAGGACCGGTTTGGCTAG